The following proteins are encoded in a genomic region of Pyricularia oryzae 70-15 chromosome 6, whole genome shotgun sequence:
- a CDS encoding GMP synthase, with the protein MAAKPPTRLAILMADTPMPNTAAKYGDYGGLFTSLFTTAAQPEPIESILSITKHDIVNHVGSYPSLDDVDAVLITGSKHSAFADDAWIMALVDYTRRALLETNGRVKVVGICFGHQIVARALGGKVVVNEKGWEVAVTEVELTERAREFFGLETLRIHQMHRDIVPELPKTDPPTMLLASNNVCQVQGMLWPGRCVTVQGHPEFTEEVVREVLETRHDAGIHPDDLYNSGISRVANQHDGIAIAKGFLKFLRL; encoded by the exons ATGGCCGCCAAACCCCCTACTCGCCTCGCCATCCTGATGGCCGACACCCCCATGCCCAACACGGCCGCAAAGTACGGTGACTACGGTGGCCTGTTCACGTCCCTcttcaccaccgccgcccagcCTGAGCCCATCGAGTCCATTCTCTCCATAACCAAGCACGACATCGTCAACCACGTCGGCTCGTACCCGTCCCtcgacgacgtcgacgccgtcCTCATCACAGGGTCCAAGCACAGCGCCTTTGCCGACGACGCCTGGATCATGGCCCTGGTCGACTACACGAGGCGCGCGCTGCTCGAGACCAACGGCAGGGTCAAGGTCGTCGGCATCTGCTTCGGCCACCAGATCGTCGCCCGCGCCCTGGGCGGCAAGGTCGTCGTCAACGAAAAGGGCTGGGAGGTGGCTGTGACTGAGGTCGAACTGACGGAGCGCGCAAGGGAGTTTTTTGGCCTGGAGACGCTG AGAATCCACCAAATGCACCGCGACATCGTCCCGGAGTTGCCCAAGACGGACCCTCCCACCATGCTCTTGGCATCCAACAACGTCTGCCAGGTCCAGGGGATGCTCTGGCCCGGCCGTTGCGTTACGGTCCAGGGTCATCCGGAGTTTACCGAGGAGGTTGTGCGCGAGGTTTTGGAGACCAGGCACGACGCAGGCATCCACCCTGACGACTTGTACAACAGTGGCATATCGAGGGTTGCTAATCAACACGACGGAATCGCCATTGCAAAGGGTTTCCTAAAGTTTTTGAGGTTATAA
- a CDS encoding exopolyphosphatase has translation MPPSPHPRSITGFLAKAKRALVAPKSTRQAPLHLVVDLDSFCSAFLYAYLRSHTAPNYTLHIPLANIPHEDIHLRRDVESVFATAGVQRDQLISLSNVPGEEDLKPEDTKWILVDHNELTGPLAQRGFGKSVVGCIDHHVDEGTVPVDTGDEPRIIRPCGSNVSLVMEYCRETWDRIAHGTGNSGEDADTTQPGSPSVAAQLARIAMGPVVADTHCLKSKSKTTPLDIETADMLEGRIKAEKLEYDREAYFDELGQLKEDITGFSYRDVLRKDYKEWTSTDQEGTQRLGVSAVPQGFHYLLDHVGPKEDLFRDVREWATERQLDLVSIMTVQPDGEHLARELLLCAFNKRAIITARKFTETYAEELHLETWGEGGKLDDYDDEDGRVEWCRCWHQHNREHSRKQVAPMLREMMKGGA, from the exons ATGCCGCCATCACCACATCCTCGCTCCATCACAGGCTTCCTTGCCAAAGCGAAGCGAGCCTTGGTCGCGCCCAAGAGCACGCGACAAGCTCCTCTCCACCTTGTGGTGG ACCTCGACTCCTTCTGCTCCGCCTTCCTGTACGCCTATCTGCGATCTCACACTGCGCCCAACTACACACTACACATACCGCTTGCAAACATACCGCACGAGGATATCCATCTCCGCAGAGACGTCGAGTCGGTGTTTGCCACAGCTGGCGTGCAGCGCGACCAACTTATCTCTTTGTCAAATGTCCCAGGTGAAGAAGACCTCAAGCCGGAGGACACTAAATGGATCCTGGTGGACCACAACGAACTTACGGGGCCCTTGGCGCAAAGAGGGTTTGGAAAAAGTGTCGTGGGCTGCATTGATCACCATGTCGACGAGGGCACCGTGCCCGTGGACACGGGAGACGAGCCAAGAATCATCAGGCCCTGCGGGAGCAATGTGAGCTTGGTGATGGAATACTGCCGGGAGACATGGGACCGAATCGCTCATGGTACAGGCAACTCAGGAGAGGATGCAGACACGACCCAACCCGGAAGCCCAAGTGTGGCGGCACAGCTGGCTCGCATAGCGATGGGCCCGGTTGTGGCTGATACACACTGCCTGAAATCCAAGTCCAAGACGACGCCCCTGGATATCGAGACAGCCGATATGCTTGAGGGGAGAATCAAGGCCGAGAAGCTAGAATACGATCGCGAAGCGTACTTTGATGAACTTGGTCAACTCAAAGAGGACATAACCGGCTTCAGCTATCGCGATGTCCTGCGAAAGGACTACAAGGAGTGGACGTCCACCGACCAGGAAGGCACGCAGCGTCTCGGCGTGTCAGCGGTGCCTCAAGGCTTTCACTACCTGCTGGACCATGTTGGACCGAAAGAGGACCTCTTCAGAGATGTGCGCGAGTGGGCCACCGAGCGCCAGCTTGACCTAGTCAGCATCATGACGGTGCAGCCTGACGGGGAGCACTTGGCACGTGAGCTGTTGTTGTGTGCGTTCAACAAGCGGGCGATCATTACGGCCAGGAAGTTTACTGAGACCTACGCCGAGGAGCTGCACCTTGAAACTTGGGGCGAGGGTGGCAAGCTTGACGATTACGACGATGAGGACGGCCGGGTGGAGTGGTGCAGGTGTTGGCACCAGCACAACAGGGAGCATAGTCGCAAGCAGGTTGCACCCATGCTGAGGGAGATGATGAAGGGCGGTGCTTGA
- a CDS encoding Clp1, with amino-acid sequence MSIPGLGLIPEKPATSASRTYTLEPRQEYRFSVSHGASITITLTRGTAERDGTELALNVAYTLSGVKSKILSWHGANLSIEGITDHESVAGPDDAANTAHLNLHAFLQRSREAAARNNGGGRSAPHGPRVLVAGKTGCGRTSLVRTLAAWATRTGAQPMVVDADPGEGLLTLPGTLSAAVFGTVMDVASEGGWGAAPSSGPSAVPVKLPLVFYYGRRRVEEDRDLYKGVVNSISSAISARAADDPAVRSAGMLIDTPPYVEGKGADVLIHIAEELNVNIIVTIDTPSLHTELTQRFSGVKNVLGEHVSVVALDKSSGVMERDEGFLQHMGEASIKEYFFGDAKITLSPFTQQVAFDELAIYTSPEASDYSAEPGALERIPQPLPEMAHWVLAMMDAAPNDPPHKIRYAPVSGFVYVAAVDKERRRMKILAPVSGRLGDKPLVWGKWPEPHINLLG; translated from the exons ATGTCTATCCCGGGTTTGGGGCTCATCCCCGAGAAG CCTGCAACCTCAGCCTCCCGAACATACACCCTTGAACCGCGTCAGGAATACCGCTTCTCCGTCTCGCACGGCGCGTCCATCACCATCACCCTCACCAGGGGCACGGCCGAGCGCGACGGCACCGAGCTTGCCCTCAATGTCGCCTACACCCTGTCGGGCGTAAAGTCGAAAATCCTCTCCTGGCACGGCGCCAACCTCTCAATTGAGGGCATCACAGACCACGAATCCGTCGCGGGCCCCGACGACGCCGCGAACACCGCACACCTGAACCTGCACGCGTTCCTCCAACGGTCCCGCGAGGCCGCGGCCAGGaacaacggcggcggccgctCCGCACCCCACGGGCCGCGCGTTCTCGTGGCCGGCAAGACGGGCTGCGGCCGCACGAGCCTGGTGCGGACGCTGGCGGCGTGGGCGACGCGGACAGGCGCGCAGCCCATGGTGGTAGATGCGGATCCGGGGGAGGGGTTGTTGACGCTGCCTGGCACGCTGTCGGCGGCTGTTTTCGGGACAGTCATGGACGTAGCGAGCGAGGGTGGGTGGGGTGCAGCGCCGAGCAGCGGGCCGAGCGCCGTGCCGGTCAAGCTGCCGCTCGTGTTCTACtatgggcggcggcgggtggAGGAGGATAGGGATCTCTACAAGGGGGTCGTCAATTCTATCTCGTCGGCCATCTCGGCCAGGGCGGCGGATGATCCGGCTGTCAGGAGTGCCGGGATGCTGATCGATACACCGCCTTATGTGGAGGGCAAAGGGGCTGATGTGTTGATTCACATTGCAGAGGAATTGAATG TAAACATAATCGTGACGATTGATACGCCCAGCTTACACACGGAGCTTACGCAAAGATTTTCTGGCGTCAAAAACGTTCTCGGGGAGCACGTATCCGTGGTGGCGCTGGACAAGTCTAGTGGCGTCATGGAGAGGGACGAAGGTTTCTTGCAGCACATGGGAGAAGCGAGCATCAAGGAGTATTTTTTCGGAGATGCCAAAATCACTCTCAGCCCTTTCACTCAGCAGGTCGCCTTTGATGAGCTGGCCATCTACACGTCACCCGAAG CTTCTGACTATTCAGCTGAGCCTGGGGCATTGGAGCGAATCCCGCAGCCGCTGCCTGAAATGGCTCACTGGGTTCTGGCAATGATGGACGCGGCACCCAACGACCCGCCGCACAAGATTCGGTATGCGCCCGTGTCGGGATTCGTGTACGTCGCCGCCGTGGACAAGGAAAGGCGGCGGATGAAGATCCTGGCCCCCGTCAGCGGGAGACTCGGAGACAAGCCGCTGGTCTGGGGGAAATGGCCCGAGCCTCACATCAACCTTCTCGGCTGA
- a CDS encoding CAIB/BAIF family enzyme produces the protein MTDRSYSIREEADRIFRDVLLKDTRLHLPSKVHSAASNTSFLQSTIDTPYIPVPLKFTETSSALWALAATIGSAIAKDRYNTEQKATVNTDIASLFLFSAACARVNGKTIGDPAVAARYTKYDLGRMHDPWRRFCTNIYPTRDGKWFHLHGSMNSDRSLTMVDLPKENPGLASTEDIVKKYCDTARQFDSDWLDAEANEHYRQAGTVCLTREEFLATEHGKATVDHPIYFLERRDVDVLPPVPYPSVTGKQRPLEGLKMLDLSRAIAAPTIAKLAALFGATVIRVSNDQLPDMGPLLVDGNLGKRDVTLNLKTDEGRAALKRLIEGADIVLDGYRPGTLDRLGFGADYVHALGRRRGKGIVFVRENCYGWEGPWAKRSGWQQISDCVTGVSWIMGRFLGLDEPVIPLLPNSDYQTGLVGFIGLLAAVDKRATEGGNHLVSVSLNQYNNFLLSLGEHTPEVKKHLLDLHPGFKPRHYDDMTNMFGLAVSTLQTNVPRLFRPSYFGNISSRFGGDRNDTLTYVLGAASYDASKLGYDIGSCFLGQYEPEWPEGEVGKAAEGITSRM, from the exons ATGACGGATAGGTCTTATTCAATCCGCGAAGAGGCGGATCGTATCTTCCGCGATGTCCTTCTCAAGGACACCCGCCTCCACTTACCCTCCAAAGTCCACTCTGCCGCTTCCAACACATCTTTTCTGCAGTCAACCATAGACACCCCTTATATTCCCGTCCCTTTGAAGTTTACAGAAACTAGCTCCGCCCTCTGGGCATTGGCAGCAACCATCGGCTCCGCCATTGCCAAGGACCGCTACAATACCGAACAGAAAGCCACTGTCAACACCGACATCGCCTCGCTGTTCTTGTTCTCCGCAGCCTGCGCCCGGGTCAACGGCAAGACGATCGGCGACCCGGCCGTGGCGGCGCGCTACACCAAGTACGACCTGGGCCGCATGCATGACCCCTGGCGTCGCTTCTGCACAAACATCTACCCGACACGGGATGGAAAATGGTTCCACCTCCACGGCAGTATGAATTCCGACCGCTCCTTGACCATGGTGGACCTCCCCAAGGAGAACCCGGGGCTGGCTTCCACCGAGGATATTGTCAAAAAGTATTGCGACACCGCCCGGCAGTTCGATTCTGACTGGCTCGATGCCGAGGCCAACGAACATTACCGCCAGGCCGGTACCGTGTGCCTGACCCGGGAGGAGTTTCTGGCTACGGAGCATGGCAAAGCGACTGTCGACCACCCCATCTATTTCCTGGAGAGGCGGGACGTCGATGTCCTCCCGCCCGTGCCTTACCCGTCCGTTACGGGCAAGCAGCGGCCGTTAGAAGGCCTCAAGATGCTCGACCTCTCCCGTGCCATCGCCGCCCCGACGATTGCAAAGCTGGCAGCGCTCTTTGGCGCGACGGTCATTCGCGTGTCCAACGACCAGCTGCCCGACATGGGTCCGCTTTTGGTGGATGGTAATCTGGGTAAGCGAGACGTCACTCTGAACCTCAAGACGGATGAGGGTCGGGCTGCACTAAAGAGATTGATCGAGGGTGCCGATATCGTGTTGGACGGCTACCGGCCCGGCACGCTGGATCGGCTTGGATTTGGGGCAGATTATGTTCACGCGctggggcggcggcgtggcAAGGGGATCGTCTTTGTGCGTGAGAATTGCTATGGCTGGGAGGGCCCGTGGGCGAAGAGATCTGGGTGGCAGCAGATCTCGGATTGCGTCACGGGGGTCAGTTGGATCATGGGACGGTTCTTGGGACTGGACGAGCCTGTCATCCCGTTGTTGCCCAACTCGGACTACCA AACCGGCCTTGTGGGGTTCATAGGCCTGCTTGCAGCCGTGGACAAGCGGGCGACCGAGGGCGGCAACCACCTCGTGAGCGTGTCGCTGAACCAGTACAACAACTTCCTCCTCTCGCTAGGCGAGCACACGCCCGAGGTGAAGAAGCACCTCTTGGACCTGCACCCAGGCTTCAAGCCGCGTCACTACGACGACATGACAAACATGTTTGGCCTCGCCGTCTCAACATTGCAGACCAACGTGCCGCGGCTCTTCCGGCCGTCGTACTTTGGCAACATCTCCAGCAGGTTCGGCGGCGATCGGAACGACACGCTGACGTACGTGCTGGGCGCCGCGAGTTACGACGCCTCGAAGCTGGGCTATGATATCGGCAGTTGCTTCCTTGGGCAGTATGAGCCCGAGTGGCCGGAGGGGGAGGTTGGGAAGGCGGCGGAGGGTATTACTTCTAGGATGTGA